In a single window of the Montipora capricornis isolate CH-2021 chromosome 11, ASM3666992v2, whole genome shotgun sequence genome:
- the LOC138024166 gene encoding afadin- and alpha-actinin-binding protein A-like, translating into MNENVQDWGDFVNRYTSYSSRNSSPERDADYGDLKLAPSPVSPLFSSSDKQFCRRDNIDQCLAYLNQEFGVLGFSSLFTPSRNGSGPPDTFDIVKLINSTYELLQQQQRSAKQRADLEEKNLRSECDNEHLIQTQKRLKEQLESAQREIAMGNERERQLQGKLLKTKEELKLEREELKKTKANVFHMQKQYDHEARKREREFNKLKDRIHQLLTDKSQEKKVGLDILNLVKRPSGQRAMWKTGATKNEEEMYRVLITDYEERQKELMTENNDLRESLQSMQTELINLLNHQNEDYDHVNDTEEGEPSESGSLDELSTGHFHMPYDIVREGIENSLREKWRLLKSKLEEANKVCNNVSSKQDITKEVDWEEEVERLERQLENYRHVVEQQESLIESLQAKIRSPVKDSSFLTDPELLEEKEKFASEKQFFDEQRAAMENERRQLTDAAIKLGHERKKFEEERASFYKQQLLTPSKKQSVGGRHSKSPDGPRLQFSSASFSPAPRNLFSTSESRGSPKIPRDGPVENPSTDDLYKALSLKTDKSQFINEFNETPLKGYSSDGGSSNRSLKSPAKLASSGDSSKENFCDTKQARRIHEHAQNVKKALQMHRSSSSDL; encoded by the exons ATGAACGAAAATGTGCAAGATTGGGGTGACTTTGTCAACCGTTACACCTCGTATTCTTCGCGGAATTCCAGCCCGGAAAGAGACGCAGACTATGGCGATTTGAAGCTTGCTCCTTCGCCAGTCTCACCATTGTTCAGTTCAAGCGATAAACAGTTCTGTCGAAGAGATAACATAGACCAATGTCTTGCTTATTTGAACCAG gagTTTGGCGTTCTTGGTTTCTCCTCATTATTTACACCTTCCCGTAACGGCAGTGGACCCCCTGACACATTTGATATTGTTAAACTAATTAACAGCACTTATGAACttttacaacaacaacagcggAGTGCTAAACAAAGAGCTGATCTGGAGGAGAA GAATCTTCGATCAGAGTGTGACAATGAGCATCTCATCCAGACACAGAAAAGACTCAAG GAACAGTTGGAATCTGCACAACGAGAAATAGCCATGGGAAATGAAAGAGAACGACAGCTACAAGGCAAACTTTTAAAGACAAAGGAAGAGCTAAAATTAGAGAGAGAAGAG TTAAAGAAAACGAAAGCTAACGTTTTCCACATGCAAAAACAGTACGACCACGAGGCAAGGAAAAGAGAACGGGAATTTAACAAACTTAAGGACAGAATCCACCAACTTTTGACGGATAAAAGTCAGGAGAAAAAGGTTGGGCTGGACATCTTAAATTTGGTGAAAAGACCTAGTGGACAGCGTGCAATGTGGAAAACTGGAGCaacgaa AAATGAAGAGGAAATGTATCGAGTATTGATCACGGATTATGAGGAACGGCAAAAG GAACTGATGACAGAAAACAACGATCTAAGAGAATCGCTTCAAAGTATGCAGACAGAACTCATAAACCTGTTGAATCATCAAAACGAGGATTACGATCACGTGAACGACACTGAG GAAGGTGAACCCAGCGAGTCAGGATCGCTCGATGAACTGTCTACAGGCCATTTTCACATGCCATACGACATAGTTAGGGAAG GAATTGAGAATAGCCTTAGGGAAAAGTGGCGACTGTTAAAGTCCAAATTAGAAGAAGCAAACAAAGTATGCAATAATG TTTCCAGTAAACAGGACATTACGAAAGAGGTGGACTGGGAAGAGGAAGTTGAGAGGCTTGAAAGACAATTGGAGAATTACAGACATGTAGTGGAACAGCAAGAGAGCCTTATTGAG TCATTGCAAGCTAAAATAAGAAGTCCAGTAAAAGACTCCTCGTTTCTG ACCGACCCTGAATTGTtagaggaaaaagaaaagtttgcaTCGGAAAAACAGTTCTTTGACGAACAGCGAGCAGCAATGGAGAACGAGCGAAGGCAATTAACAGATGCTGCCATTAAATTAGGGCATGAG AGGAAGAAGTTTGAAGAGGAGCGAGCATCCttttacaaacaacaacttttaaCTCCATCAAAAAAGCAGTCGGTAGGAGGAAGACACTCAAAAT caCCTGACGGTCCTCGACTGCAGTTTAGCTCCGCTTCTTTTTCACCTGCTCCAAGAAATCTGTTTTCAACATCGGAGTCAAGAGGTTCACCTAAAATCCCGCGGGACGGACCCGTAGAGAACCCGAGCACTGATGACTTGTATAAAGCCCTTTCACTCAAGACAGACAAATCCCAATTTATTAACGAATTTAACGA AACACCTTTGAAAGGATATTCCTCGGATGGTGGTTCGTCTAACAGGTCACTTAAGAGTCCCGCGAAACTAGCGTCCAGTGGTGACTCATCGAAGGAAAATTTTTGCGATACAAAGCAAGCGAGGAGAATCCACGAGCATGCGCAGAACGTCAAGAAAGCTCTACAGATGCACAGGAGTTCATCGAGCGACCTTTGA